DNA sequence from the Ramlibacter agri genome:
ACGTCCAGTACGTCACGAAGCCGTTCTGGATGTTTGGCACCGCGGGCGCGACCCACGGCTCGCCCTATGAGGAAGACACCCACGTCCCGCTGCTGCTGTGGGGGCCGGCCTGGGTCCGGGCCGGCCACGCCGCGCAGCCGGTCGACATGGTCGACGTCGCCCCGACCTTGGCCAACTTGCTGCGTTTGCCGCCACCCGCCGCCAGCGAAGGCCGGCCGCTCCCGCTACCTCACTAGAAGCTGACGTCGTCTTCACAAAGGCGATACATGCGACACATGTGTGTGCAACGCACATCTCGCATGCTGCAATGCCGCCAAAGCACAGCAGAATTACGCCTACACGCAAAGAAGCAGGAAGCTGGCTCGCCGTTGAGCCACGGGGATGCACCCTCAGCCCCTGCTGAACTTGCCCGCCTTTGGACGGAACAAGAAGGACACCGATGCCCGTACCGCCTCCCTCGCCGGCCGAGCCGCCCGAATATTTCGAGCAGCCCACGCCTCCCCCCGCTCCCCGCAGGAAACTGAGCCGGCGCGCCTCCATCATCGGCACGGTGCTGGCCCTGCTGGTCGCGGCCGGCCTGGCCTGGCTGGCCTGGGACCTGACGCGGCCGGACCAGACCGCCGCCGCGGCGCGCGGCGGCGCGGGTGCGCGCGGCGCGCCGGGTGGCCCCGGCGGCCCCGGCGGCCGCAACGCGGTGACGGTGGGCTTCGCCACCGCCGAAGCGGCCGACATCCCCGTCAACCTCGACGCGCTGGGCACCGTGACGCCGCAGGCCACCGTACGCGTGCGCCCGCAGGTGAGCGGCGTGCTGACGCAGGTGCTGTTCCAGGAGGGCCAGAACGTCAAGCGCGGGCAACTGCTGGCCACCATCGACCCGCGGCCCTTCGAGATGGCGCTGCAGCAGGCCATCGGCACGCGCATGAAGGACGAAGCCTCGCTGGCCGCGGCCAAGGTGACCTTGAACCGCTACGAGACGCTGCTGAAGCAGGATTCCATCGCCCGCCAGGACGTCGACACCCAGAGCGCGACCGTCAAGCAGCTGGAGGCCACGGTGGTGAGCGACCAGGCCGGCGAAGGCACGGCGCGCCTGAACCTGGCGTGGACGCGCATCACCTCGCCCATCGACGGCCGCGTGGGCCTGCGCAACGTCGACATCGGCAACCAGGTGAGCACGAGCGACACCAACGGCATCGTCGTCATCACCAAGATGACGCCGATCGACGTGCAGTTCTCCATCCCGCAGGACAACGCGGCCTGGCTGCAGCACAACGGCGGTGGCTTCATGGAAGTGCGCGCCTTCGACCGTACCCGCACCACGCTGCTGGACACCGGCGTGTTCGCCTCGCTCGACAACCAGATCGACACCACGACCGGCACGGTCCGCGCCAAGGCGCGCTTCAACAACGCGCGGCTGCAGCTGTTCCCCAGCCAGTTCGTCAACGTGCAGCTGCAGGTACGCGTCATCCAGAACGCGGTGGTCGTGCCGGTGACGGCGGTGCGCCAGAGCGGCAGCGGCGAGTTCGTGTTCGTGCTGCAGCAGGACCACACGGTCAAGCAGCGCCCCGTGGTGCGCGGCCAGCAGCTGGACGACAAGGTGCAGATCGCCAGCGGCCTGCAGATCGGCGAGCGCGTCATCACCGAAGGCGCCGACCGCCTGCGCGACGGCTCCAAGGTGATCCTGCCGGGCGAAGCGCCTTCGGGCGGCCAGTACGGCGGCGCGGGGCGGCGGCGCCATCCCGCCGGCGCAGCATCGGGTGCCGAGCCGGCGGCTTCCGCGCCCCTCACCGGCGCGTCCGCCGCCAAGGCCGCGCCTGGCCCGGCCACCAATCCCTTTGCCGGCGCGTCCGCGTCGCTGGAGGCGCAGAAGCAGGCGCCCGGCGCCAAGACCTGGCCGCGCGGCGAACCGACGCAGCCGGTCACGCCGGCGCAGGCCGCGGCCGATTCGGCCATGGGCGCGCCGGCCCAGCCCAATGCCAACGCGAACGCCGGGCCCTGGGCCAACCTGAGCCGCGAGGAGCGCGCGAAACGGCGCGAGGAATTCATGAAGCTGTCACCGGAGGAGCGGGAGAAGCGGCGCGCCGAGTACCAGAAGCGCCGTGAAGCG
Encoded proteins:
- a CDS encoding efflux RND transporter periplasmic adaptor subunit; this encodes MPVPPPSPAEPPEYFEQPTPPPAPRRKLSRRASIIGTVLALLVAAGLAWLAWDLTRPDQTAAAARGGAGARGAPGGPGGPGGRNAVTVGFATAEAADIPVNLDALGTVTPQATVRVRPQVSGVLTQVLFQEGQNVKRGQLLATIDPRPFEMALQQAIGTRMKDEASLAAAKVTLNRYETLLKQDSIARQDVDTQSATVKQLEATVVSDQAGEGTARLNLAWTRITSPIDGRVGLRNVDIGNQVSTSDTNGIVVITKMTPIDVQFSIPQDNAAWLQHNGGGFMEVRAFDRTRTTLLDTGVFASLDNQIDTTTGTVRAKARFNNARLQLFPSQFVNVQLQVRVIQNAVVVPVTAVRQSGSGEFVFVLQQDHTVKQRPVVRGQQLDDKVQIASGLQIGERVITEGADRLRDGSKVILPGEAPSGGQYGGAGRRRHPAGAASGAEPAASAPLTGASAAKAAPGPATNPFAGASASLEAQKQAPGAKTWPRGEPTQPVTPAQAAADSAMGAPAQPNANANAGPWANLSREERAKRREEFMKLSPEEREKRRAEYQKRREAGTTSSQQ